The Styela clava chromosome 2, kaStyClav1.hap1.2, whole genome shotgun sequence genome contains a region encoding:
- the LOC120336871 gene encoding uncharacterized protein LOC120336871 isoform X2 produces MVIVTSSSTIASGVTTSAVHSLTSVNTSVTMSAAWTPNCIGPQSGNGSPMDLSSSAYQMLLKQVESLRKENSSLKAELKNNTSHISKLENEASRMKDMVLLLGNPIIGNGSEHDAHQLNNSNYMHYAEASFPQDETSFAGDIASSNTVGQIHPNALQTPLKLQNGMDQEYKKQRPEFLLGLRQNPYGQHSVLHHSALPGSVSPSPTAAVADAMKKNLLPLIAERASIYRTITIEEQTKDFYLKQLDELKSRLDGVSDSDKFSKTKDKTRQQIETEIANLQEKMEQNLGSSEVMKQRLEARIKQLHDIDKEIVNVENHIRKLEMTPTSPNTPTISAQSHPPNETDFGTCTKHASFMRGGTGFTITSTQTPNSISEGIIYEEEFSSCDNSAYDLQVSTSNGKTSRIVQTMTSCIAGRITQNSLPALSEFTHAGIHPHDSLLLSRIDPAGPGSLESLPSQSDIDDTASMHSFTTSLPRHFQSSSVGPKKDNVHSPTFLQANKEELAVKISKMSKTAEGCLSLRRSGGVSLIVQIIHDESILSLPPSWSVPSSPGCIPAMVANILKSAKERRFSMLQALKNIVHCTTDMRTKIEVVVFNHLEFIQGYCELLFEFWVHAQTLQKKPDHTKNISSPNSVNGHTENGKDVAISDISNNINKTYDFKAGLVMVYDFPVSRISTIMKLSHNEATRSIPVINELGGLFVVAELFILHCRCTAFIDLVQSTVGIEPPSPDVVQLQLLRRFVGFALINLTFGDVTNKATLIQMPGLIDTVMAQMSIESEEMQQVMAKLVRNLSWQPDEKCQDILRQKNLVSVLMKCALKSKREDTLKSVLSALWNLSGHCPENRTSICSVKGALAFLVSTLTYRTTDIIESGGGILRNVSSVVATNEEYRQILRDKNCLQILLTHLKAASLTIVSNACGTLWNLSARNAQDQKLLWDLGAVPMLRNLVHSKHSVIARGSSAALRNLISNRPGSAAGPESEKSETVKLKARKQKTGESYDGKKNLPEIEKFSPRHHAWSGAKDKMMSPGSVISPQRHSMQETSSSSPVPDLERGRRFQKGGLHYSGSLGNLPTDFNSENFSKSQSNGSKYISSARNSNSYPDHYSSNSTNNNIAFRNATMPNTNQIRSGKNIPAFTSVAAAGGMLKNVMMFNDQMLQSAQTPGQQATNSPQSNISLRQYFQLIAGKKPLPPSVGTGLGASEQSPSYMQNAGGFGGNPSNTNIPTHLYKVQNIPNVQNQFYPGSGHLVTPGATQTRIPQLQQAGGQLTVPHPQRMQKLMQNTMTPNKPNVLPKCTEDLVRRLQDVEEDYDNDDGPVNYSLQYGDEHMTPGIQSPRTEEIYETAAIVNQNSRTRPTIHDSHSNFMHTGIPSASMNGPVTKSDGGLSGLSSCIGSTGSSAQQRQDASNKRLATVVSSEHPVIDRSNPSLPAAYNSLRFDNDLDFDDEKPTNFGAMYSEEQLYEPIQHQSMGMMPFSEVDQPPYPTADQMQTNLNMQQTTATNNCQSTSEAALEGKEQDDKFDTGAITPGHYFGNYKSGRNSGIMTPRTPMYEDTPMMFSRGSSSLGSVSDGESIHSSITSEPGSRMLSGRVSPSHLPDSPSQSMPVSPRRSPRPRTPVEPPDDDFDKSSEKTLDLPKTGMLVNNSVNKPPMSERIEDRLCKINQPGYITSVPNKDEMNVYRSEGAMSVMTKFSDLTIDSGDKIYPLENDQGVLSKVQSPTGSRASSVNHASDVQSNSDNKMENSDCADRNHSARTDEDFFHPGQRAVRHAGYITSLPTNDEIKNFVHEGTLSPMTAFSEISGLQEDNRGFQKSTGSVFSVPNSSNSNKVGPRSVASNKNSFASRSSATGASVPPPPQTSGKDVVKEGDQEEGDSKTSRHPSNFSSVTSPTSHSINGADEDLGDDSDSLPSSSSDDDDLLQQCIQHGLPKKRSSQKSIGRSSSSKSSNRSSRSSRSKDKSNNSLPTHSGNSQVSHEEKEKKQQEDRRVTNPSPEVVAERKRIDIKQKIESANQKLNGVHILEYMDNLMMKVDDTDKPGTSHSTSKMKQVIDSAEKLQQSYSVRKKIKEDEKHANLTEKSNCDSPNHFTTMKMPKTTGLLPSEPPLQLQSKMRIQSYIREGITSYATEGTPIEMSRSTSLSNLTIDSELGDNIDMTGIKMIRTSHSVSDIKDSSNEILFGNSEGVSSQKPVSSVPMHVRSTSLGSSNCSSPVTKDSREILEVLGQQIADLSLSTAESVVKDPGYTTSLPHTDEIFKYEAEGSQGGGTIFSALTIDSDTKIAPTIPKDDNTAQPNYPQETNVSEKASPGELQEAKVPSAIQRNNWINDNSLEVDDNLSALNSRVKENDWQQPLIAPQFNSHYNNENDNLAMKEEQRKYTIEDTPLYLSGPGSLSSLDFGSDDDNELLNACITSALPVDKRNANPPLPSQILMMQQQSNNTDPHARINHGVPDGKVDSPTSQQIPFVIPTLQQQNYSDRLQMNLDPNISSAYIQSPNDEQWSLIQRDADALAVRLMQQSNQQTSTDRMKYSQDMPLSSSVSLSQPTEGFYRLSRQASMQDSDLSVSSSVLGERHSYDVSANRVKSPHDNTIQNRSSGPKHQGDKLPNRLKTQNERSSKTDKKYSPRKSKDSSAVRRTRNHPSHAKDSSSGSSSSFRQPKHRNPSSNTRGGEMCGCHGSKPRYYNHGPVSASTSHLVDGVKSPSSRPRRKSTNSASKNSVGGYEHVSHHHHHQQKPSRPRNQTKNFYHPSVTQLYPPLKDMVGVLEGVASVAARGDKVVADRNPSQYSGNHSSQPLSKKSSSSSLVRSATFITEKPSQVLLENMTQEEKDHYTNSSMSSSVSPSQSQHSSRSAGNPRTRSPNSSSQSLKTQSRNAVSRGSTHSLKTHSTITKETTKQKGKKKNPPAGQAKPKHNKVWSGIKKLLSPSDDASKTPVNTIPSKNSTPSKSKQKKDAIKGVKTPTRHVKKSASEKLPISSEKKVKQSSNMRTNESGSSLSLSSSSASNASTSDIEVTSSASTKMQGNVTPYGLLPKSPSVNAIMRRTLSTNIPQSRSTGILDQSKAQKPSGSSVWRRTPPKVATSSKTQQSSELHTRSGTRNDTSKKLISSDQQFISINRKATIESENIWVSKKDLANLQHEYSPHSVTTKSKLPIPQGYRRKS; encoded by the exons TTTTCAAAGACCAAGGACAAAACAAGGCAACAAATCGAAACGGAAATTGCAAATTTACAAGAGAAAATGGAACAAAATTTGGGTTCAAGTGAAGTTATGAAACAAAGATTAGAG GCAAGAATCAAACAGCTTCATGATATAGATAAAGAAATAGTCAATGTGGAAAATCATATAAGAAAATTAGAAATGACGCCAACATCACCAAATACTCCTACAATCTCTGCTCAGTCTCATCCACCTAATGAAACAG ATTTTGGCACTTGTACGAAACATGCATCGTTTATGCGAGGAGGTACTGGGTTTACTATAACTTCAACTCAAACACCCAACTCAATTTCGGAAGGAATAATATATGAAGAAGAATTTTCATCTTGTGATAATTCAGCTTATGATTTACAAGTTTCAACGAGCAATGGAAAAACATCAAG AATCGTGCAAACTATGACATCGTGTATTGCTGGTCGTATTACACAAAATTCATTGCCGGCATTATCTGAATTCACACACGCTGGAATTCATCCGCATGACTCTTTGTTATTATCGAGAATAGATCCAGCCGGTCCGGGAAGTTTGGAAAGTTTACCTTCTCAGTCTGATATTGATGATACAGCGAGCATGCATAGTTTCACTACCTCACTGCCCAGGCATTTTCAATCTTCTTCAGTCGGTCCTAAA AAAGACAATGTTCATTCACCAACATTTTTACAAGCTAATAAAGAAGAATTAGctgtgaaaatttcaaaaatgagtaAAACTGCAGAGGGATGTTTGTCATTACGTCGTAGTGGGGGCGTATCTCTGATCGTGCAG ATTATTCACGATGAATCTATTTTGAGCTTGCCTCCATCTTGGTCAGTCCCATCTAGCCCAGGCTGTATCCCAGCTATGGTTgcaaacattttgaaatcaGCAAAAGAAAGAAGATTTAGCATGCTACAAGCACTCAAGAATATTG TTCATTGTACAACAGATATGAGAACGAAAATTGAGGTTGTGGTTTTCAACCACCTGGAATTTATTCAAGGATATTGTGAACTGCTATTTGAATTTTGGGTCCATGCTCAAACTTTGCAGAAAAAACCTGATCATACAAag aatatttcaaGCCCAAATTCTGTCAATGGACACACAGAGAATGGAAaagatgtcgcaatatctgATATCAGcaataatattaacaaaacataTGATTTCAAAGCTGGACTGGTTATGGTTTATGATTTTCCTGTGTCAAGAATAAGCACAATCATGAAACTGTCTCATAACGAGGCAACAAGAAG CATTCCTGTAATCAACGAGTTAGGAGGTTTATTTGTTGTTGCTGAATTGTTTATATTACACTGCCGATGCACTGCATTCATTGATCTCGTACAATCAACTGTTGGTATCGAACCTCCTAGTCCTGATGTTGTTCAACTTCAATTACTACGAAGATTTGTTGGATTCGCTTTGATAAATTTGACTTTTGGAGATGTTACAAATAAG GCGACTTTGATTCAGATGCCTGGATTGATTGACACGGTTATGGCACAGATGAGTATTGAATCAGAAGAAATGCAACAG GTGATGGCAAAACTAGTGAGAAATCTTTCATGGCAACCTGATGAAAAATGCCAGGATATACTGAGACAGAAGAACCTTGTTTCCGTGTTGATGAAATGTGCATTGAAATCGAAACGAGAGGATACACTGAAAAGTGTTCTCAGTGCATTATGGAACTTGTCTGGTCATTGCCCAGAGAATAGAACAAGCATATGTTCAGTAAAG GGTGCATTAGCTTTCTTGGTATCTACACTGACATATCGAACAACAGATATTATTGAAAGTGGTGGAGGAATTCTGAGAAATGTCTCAAGTGTTGTTGCCACTAATGAGGAATATAGACAG ATTCTTCGTGATAAAAATTGTCTTCAAATATTGCTAACCCATCTCAAAGCAGCAAGTCTCACTATTGTCAGTAATGCTTGTGGAACTCTTTGGAATTTATCTGCAAG aAATGCCCAAGATCAGAAGTTACTGTGGGATTTAGGTGCAGTGCCGATGTTACGAAATCTGGTTCATTCTAAACACTCTGTGATCGCACGAGGAAGTAGTGCAGCGTTGCGAAATCTTATCTCTAACAGACCAGGTTCAGCGGCCGGGCCTGAATCAGAGAAAAGTGAAACTGTAAAGTTGAAG gCAAGGAAACAAAAAACTGGCGAATCGTATGATGGCAAAAAGAACTTaccagaaattgaaaaattttcaccTAGACATCATGCATGGTCCGGAGCTAAAGATAAAATGATGTCACCTGGTTCTGTGATAAGCCCACAGAGACATAGTATGCAG gaAACCTCCAGTTCCAGTCCTGTGCCTGATTTGGAGAGAGGAAGGCGATTTCAGAAAGGCGGTTTGCATTATTCCGGTAGCCTTGGAAATCTTCCCACCGACTTCAACAGcgaaaacttttcaaaatctcAAAGCAATGGATCCAAATATATTTCCTCTGCTAGAAATAGTAATTCTTATCCAGACCATTATTCATCAAACTCCACAAACAATAACATTGCTTTTAGAAATGCAACAATGCCTAATACAAATCAGATTCGAAGTGGTAAAAACATTCCCGCTTTTACATCTGTTGCTGCCGCCGGTGGAATGTTAAAAAACGTCATGATGTTTAATGATCAGATGCTGCAGTCTGCTCAAACACCCGGACAACAAGCTACCAATTCACCACAATCTAATATTTCGCTCAGACAATATTTTCAGCTCATCGCAGGGAAGAAACCATTACCACCATCAGTAGGTACCGGTCTTGGAGCATCTGAACAAAGCCCCTCGTACATGCAAAACGCTGGTGGGTTTGGGGGTAACCCGTCAAATACAAACATACCAACTCACTTGTATAAAGTACAAAACATCCCGAATGTACAAAATCAGTTTTATCCTGGTTCTGGACATTTGGTAACCCCGGGAGCAACCCAGACACGAATTCCGCAGTTACAACAAGCAGGTGGTCAGCTGACGGTTCCTCACCCGCAAAGAATGCAAAAATTAATGCAGAATACTATGACTCCTAATAAGCCTAATGTTTTACCCAAATGTACAGAAGATTTAGTCAGACGTTTACAAGATGTGGAAGAAGATTATGACAATGATGACGGTCCTGTCAACTATAGTTTGCAATATGGAGATGAGCATATGACACCGGGTATCCAAAGCCCAAGAACTGAAGAAATCTACGAAACTGCTGCTATTGTTAATCAAAATTCAAGAACAAGACCAACTATACATGATTCTCATTCCAATTTTATGCATACTGGCATACCATCTGCATCTATGAATGGCCCTGTTACTAAATCTGATGGTGGCTTATCGGGCCTCAGTTCGTGCATTGGCAGTACCGGAAGCAGTGCTCAACAACGTCAAGATGCAAGTAACAAAAGACTTGCAACTGTAGTATCAAGTGAACATCCTGTTATTGATAGATCAAATCCATCGTTACCTGCTGCATATAACAGCTTAAGATTTGATAATGATCTAGATTTTGATGATGAGAAACCAACAAATTTTGGTGCCATGTATTCTGAAGAACAACTTTATGAACCTATACAACATCAATCGATGGGTATGATGCCGTTTTCAGAAGTCGATCAACCACCTTATCCAACAGCGGACCAAATGCAAACCAATCTCAACATGCAACAGACAACTGCTACGAACAATTGTCAATCCACAAGTGAGGCAGCACTGGAAGGCAAAGAACAAGATGATAAGTTTGATACTGGTGCTATCACTCCCGGCCACTATTTTGGTAATTACAAATCTGGAAGAAATAGCGGGATAATGACACCCAGAACACCGATGTATGAAGATACCCCGATGATGTTCAGCAGAGGGAGTAGTTCTTTGGGATCTGTCAGCGACGGTGAATCCATACACAGTTCCATTACAAGCGAACCAGGATCTCGAATGCTGAGTGGTCGTGTATCTCCAAGTCATTTGCCAGATAGTCCCAGTCAATCGATGCCTGTGAGTCCAAGAAGATCACCTCGACCACGAACGCCAGTGGAACCTCCTGACGATGATTTTGATAAGTCATCTGAAAAAACACTTGATTTACCTAAAACTGGAATGTTAGTAAATAACTCTGTGAATAAACCGCCAATGTCTGAGCGAATTGAAGATCGTCTATGTAAAATTAATCAGCCTGGGTACATTACATCTGTTCCTAATAAAGATGAAATGAACGTTTATCGATCTGAAGGTGCCATGTCTGTAATGACTAAATTCAGTGATCTGACCATTGACAGCGGCGATAAAATTTATCCTCTGGAAAATGATCAAGGGGTCTTGAGTAAAGTACAATCACCAACAGGGTCAAGAGCTTCTTCTGTTAACCATGCCAGTGATGTTCAAAGCAACTCTGATaacaaaatggagaattctgatTGTGCGGATAGGAATCATTCAGCTCGCACTGATGAAGACTTTTTCCACCCAGGACAACGAGCTGTGCGTCATGCTGGTTACATTACATCGTTGCCTACAAatgatgaaattaaaaatttcgtGCATGAAGGCACACTTTCACCAATGACCGCTTTCAGTGAAATCAGTGGTTTGCAAGAAGATAACCGTGGTTTTCAAAAAAGTACCGGTAGTGTGTTTTCTGTTCCAAATTCTTCAAATTCCAATAAAGTTGGACCTCGATCGGTTGcatcaaataaaaattcatttgcaAGTCGTTCATCTGCAACTGGAGCCTCTGTGCCACCTCCTCCACAGACATCAGGAAAGGATGTTGTAAAGGAGGGAGACCAGGAAGAAGGGGATTCAAAAACGTCAAGACATCCGTCAAATTTTTCAAGTGTAACAAGCCCTACTTCTCATTCTATTAATGGTGCTGACGAGGATCTTGGTGACGATTCCGACAGTCTTCCCAGTTCATCATCGGACGATGATGATTTGTTACAACAATGTATTCAGCATGGTCTTCCGAAAAAAAGATCATCTCAAAAATCAATAGGTCGTAGTTCGTCATCGAAATCATCTAATCGTAGTAGCAGGTCATCTCGTTCGAAAGATAAGTCCAATAATTCTCTTCCAACTCATTCTGGCAATAGTCAGGTTTCGCATGAGGAAAAAGAAAAGAAACAGCAAGAAGATCGTCGAGTTACAAATCCGTCACCTGAAGTCGTAGCGGAGCGCAAAAGAATCGacataaaacagaaaattgaatctgcgaatcaaaaattaaacgGAGTACACATATTGGAATACATGGACAATCTTATGATGAAAGTGGATGATACTGATAAACCTGGAACGTCACATAGTACTTCTAAGATGAAACAAGTTATCGACAGTGCAGAGAAATTACAGCAAAGCTATAGCGTTAGGAAAAAGATAAAAGAAGATGAAAAGCACGCAAATTTAACAGAAAAATCAAATTGTGATTCACCAAACCACTTTACCACTATGAAAATGCCCAAGACTACAGGCTTGCTGCCTTCAGAACCCCCACTCCAATTGCAGTCAAAAATGAGAATTCAATCTTACATTCGTGAAGGAATAACAAGTTATGCTACAGAAGGAACCCCAATAGAAATGTCAAGAAGTACTTCTCTGAGCAATTTAACCATAGACTCGGAACTTGGGGATAACATAGATATGACAGGAATAAAGATGATTAGGACCTCACATTCTGTGTCGGACATTAAAGACTCTTCAAATGAGATTCTATTCGGAAATTCTGAGGGTGTTTCCTCGCAAAAACCAGTTAGCAGTGTTCCCATGCATGTACGAAGTACTAGTTTAGGTAGTTCAAACTGTTCATCTCCTGTTACCAAAGACAGTCGCGAAATCTTAGAAGTTCTCGGACAACAAATCGCGGATTTGAGTCTTTCAACAGCGGAATCTGTAGTGAAGGATCCAGGATATACAACTTCACTTCCTCACACTgacgaaatatttaaatacgAGGCTGAGGGTTCACAAGGTGGTGGGACAATATTTAGCGCTCTGACCATTGACAGTGACACAAAAATTGCACCAACGATTCCTAAAGATGATAATACAGCACAGCCCAATTATCCACAAGAAACCAATGTTTCTGAAAAAGCATCTCCCGGTGAATTACAAGAGGCAAAAGTTCCATCTGCAATACAGAGAAACAATTGGATTAATGATAATTCGTTAGAAGTAGATGACAATCTTTCTGCTTTAAACAGTCGGGTTAAAGAAAACGATTGGCAACAACCATTGATAGCACCGCAGTTCAATTCTCATTATAACAATGAGAATGACAATCTGGCCATGAAAGAAGAACAGCGAAAATACACA aTTGAAGATACGCCACTATACTTAAGCGGTCCTGGATCCCTGAGTTCTTTAGATTTTGGATCTGATGATGACAATGAATTACTAAATGCATGTATAACATCAGCATTGCCTGTTGATAAGAGAAATGCTAATCCACCTCTTCCT AGTCAAATACTCATGATGCAACAACAGTCGAACAACACTGATCCTCATGCTCGAATAAATCACGGTGTTCCTGATGGAAAAGTTGATAGTCCAACTTCTCAGCAAATACCTTTTGTTATCCCAACATTGCAACAACAGAATTATTCAGACAGACTGCAG ATGAATCTGGATCCTAATATTTCTTCGGCATACATCCAGTCGCCGAATGATGAACAATGGTCACTCATTCAACGTGATGCAGATGCCCTAGCTGTACGTCTGATGCAACAATCTAATCAACAAACATCTACTGATCGAATGAAGTACTCTCAGGATATGCCTTTAAGTTCCAGTGTGTCGCTGTCTCAACCTACAGAGGGATTTTATAGATTGTCAAGGCAAGCTTCGATGCAAGATTCAGATCTGTCGGTCAGTTCTTCAGTGCTTGGCGAACGCCATTCTTATGATGTTTCTGCTAATCGAGTAAAATCACCACATGATAACACGATACAAAATCGCTCTTCGGGACCGAAACATCAAGGTGATAAATTACCAAATCGGTTAAAAACTCAAAATGAAAGAAGCTCTAAAACTGATAAAAAGTATAGCCCAAGAAAAAGTAAAGACTCAAGTGCAGTACGTCGTACTAGAAATCATCCATCTCATGCTAAGGATAGTTCTTCAGGCAGCTCGTCCTCGTTTAGACAACCAAAGCATCGGAATCCTAGCAGCAATACAAGAGGCGGGGAAATGTGTGGTTGTCATGGTTCCAAGCCTCGCTATTATAACCACGGCCCTGTTTCTGCATCAACCAGTCATTTAGTTGACGGAGTCAAATCTCCAAGTTCAAGACCAAGAAGGAAAAGTACTAATTCCGCTTCAAAAAACTCAGTGGGGGGTTATGAGCATGTATCACATCATCACCACCATCAGCAAAAACCAAGTCGGCCCAGAAACCAAACTAAAAACTTTTATCACCCCAGCGTGACTCAACTTTACCCACCTCTAAAAGACATGGTGGGGGTTTTGGAAGGGGTCGCTTCTGTTGCAGCGAGAGGAGATAAGGTGGTTGCTGACCGAAATCCATCCCAATATTCTGGTAACCACAGCAGCCAACCTTTGAGCAAAAAATCTTCAAGCTCCTCCTTAGTCCGTTCTGCAACATTTATCACAGAAAAACCGAGCCAAGTTTTACTGGAAAACATGACTCAAGAAGAGAAAGATCATTACACAAACAGTTCTATGTCTTCTTCTGTTTCACCGTCCCAATCTCAACATTCTTCTCGGAGTGCTGGAAACCCTAGAACAAGATCTCCTAACAGTAGTTCCCAAAGTCTCAAAACACAGTCACGCAATGCAGTCTCTCGTGGTAGCACTCACAGCCTTAAAACCCATTCCACTATTACTAAAGAAACTACAAAGCAGAAAGGCAAAAAGAAAAATCCACCTGCTGGACAAGCCAAACCAAAGCATAATAAAGTGTGGAGTGGAATAAAAAAGCTTCTTTCACCCAGTGACGATGCGTCTAAGACTCCTGTTAACACCATCCCTAGTAAGAACAGCACACCTTCAAAATCCAAACAGAAAAAGGATGCAATAAAGGGGGTTAAAACACCAACTAGACATGTTAAAAAGTCTGCTTCTGAGAAGCTGCCAATTTCCAGTGAGAAAAAAGTGAAGCAGTCTAGTAATATGAGAACAAATGAAAGTGGATCTAGTCTTTCATTGTCTAGCAGTAGTGCAAGTAACGCATCAACTTCAGACATAGAAGTCACAAGTTCTGCTAGCACGAAGATGCAAGGTAATGTTACTCCATATGGACTTTTACCTAAGTCTCCGTCAGTGAATGCAATAATGCGTCGCACATTGTCTACAAATATTCCACAGAGCCGTTCAACAGGTATTCTGGATCAGTCAAAAGCACAAAAACCATCTGGTTCTTCAGTGTGGAGGCGAACGCCACCGAAAGTCGCAACCAGCTCTAAAACACAGCAAAGTTCAGAATTGCACACTCGTAGCGGCACACGAAACGACACGTCAAAAAAGTTGATTTCAAGTGATCAGCAATTTATCAGTATCAATCGAAAAGCAACAATagaatctgaaaatatttgggTTTCAAAAAAGGATTTAGCAAACCTGCAGCATGAGTATTCACCTCATTCTGTAACAACAAAGTCGAAACTTCCAATTCCACAAG GTTACAGGAGAAAATCATAA